AGTTAACTGGAAAAGTTTGGAAATCATTGGCCTGCACTAAAAATTTTGCAGgctaaaatgtttacaatttgcAAAATTCTCACAGGTTACTAGACATATGATAGGGTTGTGCTTGCATAATAAATATGGTAtttctataatatttaaataggctGATACGTGCTGGTTAATGTTTAATTATTCATGTCATTGTTTAATGATTTGTCCTTCCAGGCCACTTCTACTAAGATGTTGTCTGTTACCATGTATCTTTATGGCTGCACAACTTAATAATTCTTTGATCATTTTAAACTGTACATGGTCTGTGGTGAAATTTACTAAAACCTGTGCACCTTAAGATCCACATAAAaagtaatcagaaaaaaaaatatggcacaaAAGGCAGTCTGCTGTTGGTCAAAAATCTTGCCTCTAAGTCTACAGACACTATTCAATAATGGGTTTATATTCTTAAGTATGGTGACTGATCtcatttgcacatttttgttatacatatttttttatttccccaccACATCCCTCACCCCTATTAATTATTATACACACCTGTGCCAAGTTTAGCAAGATCTTGGCTGTATGGCATTCTGAGGACTGCTCAGCCACGTATTAAAATCCACTAGGCTAGTGCACATATTTTGGGGCCCACTTAGaacaatttgtactttttttttatcaattttgatTATCTAGCAAAAGCTCCATTTAAGAATGAATGtacctttaaagaaaataaaatttatcaTGGGGGaatagggaggaaagaagaaaaagacaggcttttgctggcctaatatttgtatgttaataAAGCATCTGTGTCAATGTTTTTGTTGAAAATCCTGCTATCCTCTATACCTACCCAGTTCATATGTAATGTATTATGTACCTATGAAGTAATAAACTTGCAACATTACCTTATTATTGTCctgtttttcaacaaaaatattgaCACAGGCactttaataacatacaaatattaagccagcaaaaaacctgtctttttcttctttcctccctattgTCCAATACATATTTCAGGCTTTGGCAAAATAGAACCTTCTTACAACGATATAGTGAGCAATGGATCCCCTCCTTTCCTCCCCTTCCCCTCCTTTGATGTATTTATCATAGGGACTAATAGATTTTGGACatcattgagggacagttagtgctgtgtgaaatgttggtgctttatactggaaatacatgataataatctataatttactattttagtttatccttcaaaaaaaaatatatactcacaaaaaatgaatacttttctttttccttgggATCTCCAGCACAAATTAAATTTCgaatattaatttttttgaaaatctcAGAACATGCTTTTTTTGAAACCACTTTTAGATCGACTATCCTTAGTGTTGGAGACTCACGTTGGTTTAGTTCACTATATCTGCCCCAACCTGCTACATAGCACACATTTCCGGGTTCCACTTTTCTTGCTCTGTAATCAATGGGCAGTGGTAATACAAATCGATTTAACACTGCTTTCTGTTTGAGCTGCAAAACAAGTACACAAAGATGGAACATATGGttaaatcatttttcaaaaaCCATCAATTAAATTTTAAGCATCAGCAAATCATAACAACgcaatccttaaaaaaatatgaatattaatttaAATGAGCTGCTGATGGGCTGATCAATGGATTGTTGTAATATACAGGCTTTGCAGCTGCCATGGGATGCTGATATACACATGGAACCCTCCTAAAATGTTACCCAGTGCTTTTATGTATGGGCCACCTGTATACATTCACCCCCATCTCCCACAATGCTTTACTTGGTCACACGCATACCCCTGAGCAAATACAAAGCTCATTTTCCACTAAAATGGAAGGTCTAcctgaaaagagaaaatgtagaaatatacTTACTGCAGTCTCATCctgattaaaaaaagtgaaaaaggtcCAGAGAGTGTAGCACTTTAtattttagtggaaggtccaAATTAACTAATACaatattggtatttttaaaaaaataaaaaccacacaACAAACACCAATATACTGGTGTAGAACAAAGCAGGATGTTTTAGTGGTATCATTCATAAAATCATCAAACAAATTTTATTgatacaaaatgataaaacacgTTGTTTTTACATAATGGTTTCAACAAcctaatcattaaaaatatatacaatacactaaaatacatatataatagaaaatacaatacataaaataaaaatatatatttttagaagaagatccataaaggatatttttttaaccCAACATATTCTTCAGGGGTAATGAATATCAAAGATTGATTTGTTTATGCCTTAGTTGTAGTacatattgtaacagctggccaacgaagacccagggtttcatccaggatgataggtacatgcACCAGATACAGGTTAAATGCagagtttttttctgtgtaatcggacagttttccttttgacctgaagggggtgctgaagtacggggctgaatgacaataagcttcttggccagatgggggagctaaggaggcctggggatattcaaatgtaattgtctcagctgaaatgcatcctggaaattaggctgtggatataaactcccagtcTGCTCTTTCCTGTGGTTCGGTCCAAGGTCCAAGAatgtaattgtctcagctgaaatgcatcctggaaattaggctgtggatataaactcccagtcTGCTCTTTCCTGTGGTTCGATCCAAGGTCCAAGGTCCAAGGTCCAAGGTCCAAGGTCCAAGGTCCAAGGTCCAAGGTCCAAGGTCCAAGGTCCAAGGTCcaaggtccaaggtgaactgtaaGTAAGTCTGTGGACTTTTATGGAAAAGCTGTATGATTAGGGCCttggagtcctgcacagcactaggttgggctggattgttagtaaagggatctaacagtgagttagaggccaagtgactaggctttatttttcctgttgttttatttttcctgtttttgtgtgtaaatagtattagtaaataaaaatccTTGTTGCACGGATAACccgctggccctgtttcctgtttgaaacaccccctgttgctatgggcgatctcacaATATACACTTTGAAAATCCCTAAAAGGGGAAAAGCAACCCTTTTAAAATCAGAGGATTGTTGTGAAACCACCATTCGGTATCCTCACAAATCAAGGATAGAAGTTCTTAGGGTTCACAAAATAATTCTGCATTCTTAAATATCACAAAGCAAACATGTGGTCTGGCTGCAACAAAAAAGACGAGCAGCATTCATCCTTTTGTTCAGCAAAAGGGACCACGTGCACTTGGGCAATGGGAAGCATCTGGAAGCTTGTCATAAAACTAGCTTTTTGTTCATAAAACTTGCTGTTTTTTCAGTTACACACATTTTGGCTATGTAAAAAAGCTTGTATTATACTCCTTGACATTAATAACCAACTATATTCCTCAGTTTAACCAAGGATCAAAAATTGTTACTGTTATCCAGTTGTATGTGGTTATTGTTGTAATTAGACTTAccatttgcttattttttattattgtatctagtaattaccaaaaaaaaacaaaatagatttttggcTCCATTTTCTATATTCGTACCTTTATCAGCATGATGTCATTCTTACTGCCTTTGTAGCCTGGATGTGGAGCAGTATTACAAACTTGGAGTTCCTGCCAGGATTTTTCCTTAGATATAATATTGTGAGCTCCCAATATTACTTTCATATTACTGTAAcgaaaacaaaagaagaagataCGAACCAGAAGAAAAGAAAGGTGTCAGCTAGATTCTACACCTTTTACTGCCTGTGGAGCGCTCAAGTCTGATACTGACCAGTTAAAAGTTgattagtaaaattaaaaaacttagaAGAACTAATCATTACAGAAATGTTAATATGTTTAGAAGGAATTCAGATGCCTGTTACAGGAACAGACCACCTGCTTGTCTTTATACACAGATCTCTGCATGGGACCCTTATGAAAATATTGCTGCCATACATACCTGCCTCTACAGTGAGCTGCTGTTAGAACAATATTGTTACTTATTAAGATTCCGCCACATCTGCTAAATCCGTCATTGGTCACGTTAAGTTTCAGAAATGCCATATAGGGCATGGAATGTGGAGGGACTTCTTTTCCGCCAATAATTGTATCTGGTTTGGGATAATATAACAAAGTAGTTGAGGCAAAATTCCCAGGTTAGTAGAAATCCACATTAGACAAATGGCAAGAATTAAAGACTATTACACAATCTCCACAATCattacacctattttttttttcctaaactgagCCCCTCCTAGAATAAACTAAGGCTATGAAGAATAGTTATTTCTGGTCACAAAGCAAAATGAACATTTCTCAGGTAATGATTACAtgtaaaatagatgtaaaaatgACAAACACTCCATGAGGTCTatgtataaaacagtgaatctttCATTCACTGAAACAGCCCCTGGTGTAGAATCTTTCAGGTTTTTGTATTTCAattgtagtaattgattctccaacaggtaatgtttcagtgaatgtcagattccttgctttAAAAAAGAACCCTAAAAGTTTTACCATACATCTTGTAGACAAAAGAATGGTGgtttattaaactaaaattgAAAATCTTtacctaaacaaacatttttatttgtgcttCACCTACTTAATCTTTCAAACACGTCTCCTTATTTCCATTATATGGACATAGATTTGTAGTTTACAGACAACAGTTAAGAAAGCTGATAAGGTTTAGGCACAAGAAGCTACAAAGACACAGGATTTCTGGCAACATGGTCAGTCATTTTCCTGTACTAGTGTTTAAATGAATAATCTATATATGTAAAAGttagataatgtaaaaaaatacaattgaatCAAAACCATTATAGTGTTACAGAAagctttctctctcctttttttattttcaatgttttagaTCAATCCAAAACACAGATGTGCACATTGGAGACCACCTTTCACTTCTGGGCAAAGACAGAATTAGGACTCGGGATTTAGATATTATAACAGCAGTGCAGTTATATGTGTAGTTTCAGACATGCTCCCAAGTGATTCAGATGCATTTTCAAGGTCTTCATACAAATgattaatacaatacaataatacaaaaactgtaatgtacagtatatattctaTGAGCATTGCAACACAACTTTTTGATTACAATGAACTGCACTGACATCAATAAAAGTTGAGGATATCATGCAGTTTGTTgttctttaaaatgcattaaagtgcTTGAAACTCATCTGGTGTGCACAATCCATGACTCCAATAAGATACATGCATCAACAGCAAACCAACAATGACAATAATACTGGTTTGCCTAAATCTGGGAGTCTTAGGAAATTGTAGACACCTACTTATAGTTCACTGGAtactatgcaaaaacattttccacctTTCACCATTGTATACAAAACTAATGTTTTATAgtacaaataaaagcagatttcagcaataaaaaaacaacaactaaaaagcaaaataggatgtgataaaaaaatgtcatttcttgAAAAGTTTCCTCTACACAACAAGGAAACTCTGTCTATATattcttaaaaagaaacaaatgacgTTACATACCTGCTGAGATACTGAGCATTTGACAGGCCACAAGAAAGAAAATGAGTAAACCCATTGCAGCAAAAAGATAAGACTGGGTAggtttatgttgtatttatatatgcTGTACACAGGAAGTGTGAAGGTTTCCAAGAAGCATGTAGTGTGGGGAGGTATGTGgcttaatattaaacagaaaataagcTGTGGCCAGAGCAAAATTAGTAAATTCTGAACACTAAACCTCAAAAAACACTACATTCTAAACTTTACTATACCTCAAAAGCTCTTGTTGACTGGAAGCACGTTCAAGCTTTGAcagttacatttacaaaaaaacatttatttttccatgatataccaaaataaattcataattgtAGTTACAGCTGACCTGTTCCTAAATTGACACTGCTCATCTCCCAGCATCtcccttttaaataattaaatactcCCAAGGTCTGGTTGTGGGATTTCAGCTAGATGGAATTTGCCAGGTTGACACCTAAAGTGGCATTACACATTGCCAAAAAACAACCAACGGGACTTATAAATAGATATCATATATCAAATATTTCAATGataacagttttttatttaataaataacaaatttttcaataaaaaaaaaacatttaaacacaagCAAAGAGACATTGCcattaaataattgttttgatcTTCCCGCAACTCATTTCATGGATCTAGTCCACTTCTTTAggaataaaaatttttttttgaagagtcTCAGGAAGTAATAAACCTCATGGTTGGAGTTTGAGATCAAGAGGCACAGGTAGCACTGATTTCATTCCGTCCATATGGGCTATTTTTTTCAACAAGAGGATAACtaaatgcccctgattcatcattgaaatccgcgatcgctggaagcgcgataatacgcgcgaccagcgatcgcggattaccgcggtccgggactcaagtgcgcgcgtacactcgcatcctgaatctgccggccggattcctgccatgcgcaatagNNNNNNNNNNNNNNNNNNNNNNNNNNNNNNNNNNNNNNNNNNNNNNNNNNNNNNNNNNNNNNNNNNNNNNNNNNNNNNNNNNNNNNNNNNNNNNNNNNNNNNNNNNNNNNNNNNNNNNNNNNNNNNNNNNNNNNNNNNNNNNNNNNNNNNNNNNNNNNNNNNNNNNNNNNNNNNNNNNNNNNNNNNNNNNNNNNNNNNNNNNNNNNNNNNNNNNNNNNNNNNNNNNNNNNNNNNNNNNNNNNNNNNNNNNNNNNNNNNNNNNNNNNNNNNNNNNNNNNNNNNNNNNNNNNNNNNNNNNNNNNNNNNNNNNNNNNNNNNNNNNNNNNNNNNNNNNNNNNNNNNNNNNNNNNNNNNNNNNNNNNNNNNNNNNNNNNNNNNNNNNNNNNNNNNNNNNNNNNNNNNNNNNNNNNNNNNNNNNNNNNNNNNNNNNNNNNNNNNNNNNNNNNNNNNNNNNNNNNNNNNNNNNNNNNNNNNNNNNNNNNNNNNNNNNNNNNNNNNNNNNNNNNNNNNNNNNNNNNNNNNNNNNNNNNNNNNNNNNNNNNNNNNNNNNNNNNNNNNNNNNNNNNNNNNNNNNNNNNNNNNNNNNNNNNNNNNNNNNNNNNNNNNNNNNNNNNNNNNNNNNNNNNNNNNNNNNNNNNNNNNNNNNNNNNNNNNNNNNNNNNNNNNNNNNNNNNNNNNNNNNNNNNNNNNNNNNNNNNNNNNNNNNNNNNNNNNNNNNNNNNNNNNNNNNNNNNNNNNNNNNNNNNNNNNNNNNNNNNNNNNNNNNNNNNNNNNNNNNNNNNNNNNNNNNNNNNNNNNNNNNNNNNNNNNNNNNNNNNNNNNNNNNNNNNNNNNNNNNNNNNNNNNNNNNNNNNNNNNNNNNNNNNNNNNNNNNNNNNNNNNNNNNNNNNNNNNNNNNNNNNNNNNNNNNNNNNNNNNNNNNNNNNNNNNNNNNNNNNNNNNNNNNNNNNNNNNNNNNNNNNNNNNNNNNNNNNNNNNNNNNNNNNNNNNNNNNNNNNNNNNNNNNNNNNNNNNNNNNNNNNNNNNNNNNNNNNNNNNNNNNNNNNNNNNNNNNNNNNNNNNNNNNNNNNNNNNNNNNNNNNNNNNNNNNNNNNNNNNNNNNNNNNNNNNNNNNNNNNNNNNNNNNNNNNNNNNNNNNNNNNNNNNNNNNNNNNNNNNNNNNNNNNNNNNNNNNNNNNNNNNNNNNNNNNNNNNNNNNNNNNNNNNNNNNNNNNNNNNNNNNNNNNNNNNNNNNNNNNNNNNNNNNNNNNNNNNNNNNNNNNNNNNNNNNNNNNNNNNNNNNNNNNNNNNNNNNNNNNNNNNNNNNNNNNNNNNNNNNNNNNNNNNNNNNNNNNNNNNNNNNNNNNNNNNNNNNNNNNNNNNNNNNNNNNNNNNNNNNNNNNNNNNNNNNNNNNNNNNNNNNNNNNNNNNNNNNNNNNNNNNNNNNNNNNNNNNNNNNNNNNNNNNNNNNNNNNNNNNNNNNNNNNNNNNNNNNNNNNNNNNNNNNNNNNNNNNNNNNNNNNNNNNNNNNNNNNNNNNNNNNNNNNNNNNNNNNNNNNNNNNNNNNNNNNNNNNNNNNNNNNNNNNNNNNNNNNNNNNNNNNNNNNNNNNNNNNNNNNNNNNNNNNNNNNNNNNNNNNNNNNNNNNNNNNNNNNNNNNNNNNNNNNNNNNNNNNNNNNNNNNNNNNNNNNNNNNNNNNNNNNNNNNNNNNNNNNNNNNNNNNNNNNNNNNNNNNNNNNNNNNNNNNNNNNNNNNNNNNNNNNNNNNNNNNNNNNNNNNNNNNNNNNNNNNNNNNNNNNNNNNNNNNNNNNNNNNNNNNNNNNNNNNNNNNNNNNNNNNNNNNNNNNNNNNNNNNNNNNNNNNNNNNNNNNNNNNNNNNNNNNNNNNNNNNNNNNNNNNNNNNNNNNNNNNNNNNNNNNNNNNNNNNNNNNNNNNNNNNNNNNNNNNNNNNNNNNNNNNNNNNNNNNNNNNNNNNNNNNNNNNNNNNNNNNNNNNNNNNNNNNNNNNNNNNNNNNNNNNNNNNNNNNNNNNNNNNNNNNNNNNNNNNNNNNNNNNNNNNNNNNNNNNNNNNNNNNNNNNNNNNNNNNNNNNNNNNNNNNNNNNNNNNNNNNNNNNNNNNNNNNNNNNNNNNNNNNNNNNNNNNNNNNNNNNNNNNNNNNNNNNNNNNNNNNNNNNNNNNNNNNNNNNNNNNNNNNNNNNNNNNNNNNNNNNNNNNNNNNNNNNNNNNNNNNNNNNNNNNNNNNNNNNNNNNNNNNNNNNNNNNNNNNNNNNNNNNNNNNNNNNNNNNNNNNNNNNNNNNNNNNNNNNNNNNNNNNNNNNNNNNNNNNNNNNNNNNNNNNNNNNNNNNNNNNNNNNNNNNNNNNNNNNNNNNNNNNNNNNNNNNNNNNNNNNNNNNNNNNNNNNNNNNNNNNNNNNNNNNNNNNNNNNNNNNNNNNNNNNNNNNNNNNNNNNNNNNNNNNNNNNNNNNNNNNNNNNNNNNNNNNNNNNNNNNNNNNNNNNNNNNNNNNNNNNNNNNNNNNNNNNNNNNNNNNNNNNNNNNNNNNNNNNNNNNNNNNNNNNNNNNNNNNNNNNNNNNNNNNNNNNNNNNNNNNNNNNNNNNNNNNNNNNNNNNNNNNNNNNNNNNNNNNNNNNNNNNNNNNNNNNNNNNNNNNNNNNNNNNNNNNNNNNNNNNNNNNNNNNNNNNNNNNNNNNNNNNNNNNNNNNNNNNNNNNNNNNNNNNNNNNNNNNNNNNNNNNNNNNNNNNNNNNNNNNNNNNNNNNNNNNNNNNNNNNNNNNNNNNNNNNNNNNNNNNNNNNNNNNNNNNNNNNNNNNNNNNNNNNNNNNNNNNNNNNNNNNNNNNNNNNNNNNNNNNNNNNNNNNNNNNNNNNNNNNNNNNNNNNNNNNNNNNNNNNNNNNNNNNNNNNNNNNNNNNNNNNNNNNNNNNNNNNNNNNNNNNNNNNNNNNNNNNNNNNNNNNNNNNNNNNNNNNNNNNNNNNNNNNNNNNNNNNNNNNNNNNNNNNNNNNNNNNNNNNNNNNNNNNNNNNNNNNNNNNNNNNNNNNNNNNNNNNNNNNNNNNNNNNNNNNNNNNNNNNNNNNNNNNNNNNNNNNNNNNNNNNNNNNNNNNNNNNNNNNNNNNNNNNNNNNNNNNNNNNNNNNNNNNNNNNNNNNNNNNNNNNNNNNNNNNNNNNNNNNNNNNNNNNNNNNNNNNatcgcgcacgattccggatcgctaatacgaatgcgcgaccgataatccgattttgcttgatgaatcaggggcaatgtgtccaATTTCCGGATaatgaaaaatcaaacaaatatcaAAGAGCAAAAACGGCTGTAGAAAGATAAACTCCCCAGTATAACTTGTATCTGTCCAAAGGATCTAATTACAGCTGCCCTTTTCTCTATGTTTCAgtagaaaaaaggtaaatttattaaagaacatctaatatataacattatagaAAACTAGGACATTCATGATTAATACCTTTGATCAGAAATGCACTTTATTTTGAAGTTTAGATAGCACTCTGAAGCaaacataccccccccccccccccaccctcaCTTCTCCATCTGAAGAATATAAATCAGAGGCAAGGGCTCCCCCATAAAACAGCAGCCACTGAGGATGCTCCCTAAAGTTTACAACCCAACACAGCTTCACAGTAAACAACAAAGAGCCCTCCCTATTGTCCGGCTGCAGGGATCCTTGGAATTTCACTGGTAAAGAGCAAATTACTTGGAATTTGTTTACCATCTTTTATCCTTAATAGGAATCCCTACCTGGGAAAGGTTGCGCTCAGCAAAAGAAATCCCACTCAGGGAACATTTCCGCCACATGCAGCTCCATCACTGGATGGCCACCTCAACTAGGGGAATGCACTGCCCCATTATACTCACCTCCTTCTAATCTGTCTGCCTACGGGCACCCCTGTCGCCAGGCCACATTTCCATGGTATACCGCCAGCTGATATCCCTCCCTTCCCCACAAACCCTACCCTATGTGTGCATTTGGGAATCAGATCGGACGAGAACTGGAGAGACATTTGGATGTCTTTCTCTTCATGCTCCAGCAATGTAATAGCCACTGAATCTGTATATAAAATGCTACTCCACTTGTATCTTACCCCTGCCCGTCTAGCCCATATGCATATATTACATTCGGGTTTGTGCGTTCGTGGCTGCGTCGAAAGGGGGGACATGCTTCACACATGGTTGACCTGCCTTAAACTCtactttctctctctttatcgCTAAATCAGCCATACTGCACCTTCCAGATATGACTTTTGACCCCCAACAGAAGTTGATCAACTTCAGGTGATTGCAAAAACCTAGAGAAATCCCCAGTCATCCGTATCCCCTCTCATACGGACAGGTGGAGTCCAGACTAGACAACATAATGGTCTATGAGAAATTTACCAGTTTCCTTTCTGATACCCATGATAGATTTATGGCAATCTAGGAACCATGGATTAAGTTATGCCACCCTGGTCTCTCCAGGTACAGTGCACTCCAGATTCCGACTGCCTCCTAAACTCTCTCTCCTCCCTTTCCCTGGTTTATGTCTCTCTTCTCAACAAACTTCTCTCCCCCCCACCTTCATTTCTGTCTGTCTCCCATATCATTGTTGCCTTATTGATATGGGGTATTCCCTCGACTTGTCTTACCGTAGACCACATTGAATGCTATGGATCTTACCAATGAACTTACAGAGGTGGCACCCCTGGGTAACTTACCTCCAGTTGGTTATTCCCCTACTCCTTGTATTTGTTACAACCCCCTTGTCTTTTGATGTGTATGGTTTACTCTGTTATTGAAATGACTGTTGAAATCAATAAAGATTATTGTTAAAGGAATTATGAAAATATAGGTAAATTAGTCAAATACAGCTTATTAGGACAACATCATTTTTACTTATCCTAtcctatactgtatatgtttattgtGTTACTATTATATAGTAAACATGCTTTCTAAGGGCTATTTCAGATGAACATACAGCAATTTTTCAAAAGAAGATcatacattggcttccatttcaccttagaatcaatttcaagctcctgtgctttgccttcaaatccctataaagttcttgtcccacttacatttctgacctggtaaaaaaatactccccctgccgctctctccgcccctccaatgacctactaatggcttcctcactcataacctcatcacacgcacagatacaagacttctctagagctcggcttgctcctactttctgctcatttaaaagagcactcaaaacccatttttttaaacttgcctacccaccttcttcgtcttttgaaatcatcactacttcccaccactacatagctcccatcctattgtgtgtaaattcccccacctactaaattgtaagctcttcggggcagggtcctctccttctgcatcactgtctgtatttgtctgtcatttgcaatccctatttaatgtacagcgctgcataaaaggttggccctatataaatcctgtttattaataataattataataataataataatattaacctgaAGCATGTACTTACGCTCTGATGTTACACTGTGGGGGGTAAATAAAACTCTTGacaaaaatgtttccatgttttCAAAGTCATATACTGTAAATTTAGATGGCCATATAACAGGTTCCAAATCAATTGGTTGTGGCATCCCAAAGGTTATTTGGAACCTTGTGAGTTCAGAGAAACATGAAACCAGTCATTACATACAATTCACGtgaaaaaatggttttcttaACTGACCTTAGCAAACCTCTCTttgtggtattttgttttttggcccTACGACACAGAGCTTGTagtactgaaaaaaattaatgatcCTAAAATTTAGATCTAGGCCAAGGCAGAGTCACCAACCATAAAACTGGGAGCTGGGGTCTTCTTGTGGACTGTGCAGACATAAAATGTCAAATTGATAGCTTATTTCTGCAGATTGCATAGGACAGTTGGGATCTCAGAGTGTAATCTTTAGAACTCTGCTGTCAGTGTAACAGCAGCCTTTTATGTATCAGGAGTTCTGtgcttctaataaaaaaaacacagaaaataaagccCAACTGAGCTTTACAGCATTACCAATCTAAAACATTGTAGTCACAGAAAGTAGGTGGTAGGCAATTGTAGCACCTTAGTTTgttaacaaaaaactaaaaatcaagaGGTTTTAGCAGTGTAAATAGATTCAGAGCTACAAGCAGGCACAGAACGTTATGGATGGCGCGGGTCCtgatcgaggaaaggtccagcgcaatcgagggatctgcagggttagtgtgatttttctattttttggtttagttctgctttaagacatcCTGGCCCTGGAAGTGGGGGATGTGAGGGAGCCTGGGACTCAGTATTCATCTAGCAATACAGTTCACTacaatagggattttttttacacttggaaCTGTAATTTACAGATCGCATCGGACTCTGAaataactattattaatattattattagcattattaaacaggatttatatagcgccaacatattacgcagcgctgtacattaattagggattgcaaatgacagactaatacagaccgtgatacaggaggagagaaccctgccccgaagaggttacaatctagtagattattatgatttatttaaaataggaatGCTTTTAACAGTGTTTCGTGAATTCAGCCAAAGGGGTCCTTAAAGCCTCTTTCtgacctttttatatatatatatatatatatatatatatatatatatagattagatAGACCTAATCCTGGGGGCAACCTAGGTGTTTACATCTGAATGATTTCACCTCAGGGAGATAATGCTGTGACCCTGCAGAGGAGAGGCCGCTAATTGTGAAAAGGTTTGCACCGTCATTGTGGTGCTCTGTGAGACTGACATGATGAAACCCCAGGATTTACCGCGTGCTGAGGGGGGAACACAAGCAAAGCATTGTGGCGGGAAATGAAGACACAGCCCGGAAAGCATACATGTGAGAGAGGCGCCCACATACGCCGGAGCAAGAGAGCCCATGGTGACTAAAGGGCTGACCGGTGCCCACATTTCCTGCATTGTCATTAG
This Pyxicephalus adspersus chromosome 6, UCB_Pads_2.0, whole genome shotgun sequence DNA region includes the following protein-coding sequences:
- the LOC140332513 gene encoding mast cell protease 1A-like; protein product: MGLLIFFLVACQMLSISADTIIGGKEVPPHSMPYMAFLKLNVTNDGFSRCGGILISNNIVLTAAHCRGSNMKVILGAHNIISKEKSWQELQVCNTAPHPGYKGSKNDIMLIKLKQKAVLNRFVLPLPIDYRARKVEPGNVCYVAGWGRYSELNQRESPTLRIVDLKVVSKKACSEIFKKINIRNLICAGDPKEKEKYSFFGDSGGPLFCGADLQGIVHGGKEYRPPIGLYTEISPYIDWIRKTMHALKCKENMI